In Vibrio sp. STUT-A11, a genomic segment contains:
- a CDS encoding HAD hydrolase family protein, whose protein sequence is MERAHFSFAMRNAFEETKAAANYVTRSNDEELEIGQIE, encoded by the coding sequence ATGGAACGTGCTCACTTTAGCTTTGCCATGCGTAATGCTTTTGAAGAGACGAAAGCGGCTGCAAACTATGTCACGCGTTCGAATGATGAGGAGCTTGAAATAGGTCAAATTGAATAA
- a CDS encoding septal ring lytic transglycosylase RlpA family protein gives MKKLNLIFVALILNLLVGCSSASAISQDKTTSYSRSHQLTGKASWYSQKFHGKRTASGERYNKGAYTAAHKSLPFGTIVRVTNTANAKKVDVKINDRGPFVKGRVIDLSQEAFEQIGNIKKGAVPIKIEIIDDSNTFRYKN, from the coding sequence ATGAAAAAACTTAACCTCATTTTTGTCGCTTTGATCCTTAACTTGTTAGTTGGGTGTTCCTCAGCCTCGGCCATAAGCCAGGATAAAACGACAAGTTATTCAAGATCACATCAGCTTACTGGTAAAGCTTCATGGTATAGTCAAAAGTTTCACGGAAAGCGTACAGCTAGTGGTGAGCGGTATAACAAAGGAGCTTATACTGCGGCTCATAAAAGCTTACCTTTTGGAACAATCGTGAGAGTTACCAATACAGCAAACGCCAAAAAGGTAGATGTCAAAATCAATGATCGAGGTCCTTTTGTAAAAGGCAGAGTCATTGACCTTTCACAAGAAGCATTTGAGCAAATAGGCAACATCAAAAAAGGCGCCGTGCCGATAAAAATTGAAATTATTGATGATAGTAATACCTTTAGGTATAAAAACTAA
- a CDS encoding energy transducer TonB, with protein MRIVSLLSISLLALSGCASKQEVYLTQSPIKVERQDLEDYWVQTSEDFRFSLKPHIDVPKIDGYVQINYLIDSNGEIFNPTIVESSPEGKWDFIALKALSKLEYVSAESNTLKVPVYVTTEISFQSR; from the coding sequence ATGAGAATTGTGAGTTTATTATCGATAAGTCTTTTAGCTTTAAGTGGTTGTGCATCAAAGCAGGAAGTTTATCTGACACAATCACCAATTAAAGTTGAGCGACAGGACTTAGAAGATTATTGGGTTCAGACATCTGAGGATTTTAGGTTCAGTTTAAAGCCACATATTGATGTGCCAAAAATAGATGGTTATGTACAAATTAACTATTTAATAGATTCGAATGGAGAGATATTTAACCCTACAATTGTAGAATCATCTCCCGAGGGGAAGTGGGACTTCATCGCGTTAAAGGCTTTGAGTAAACTAGAATATGTTTCGGCTGAATCTAACACATTAAAAGTACCTGTTTACGTGACTACTGAAATCAGTTTTCAAAGTAGATAA
- the nlpI gene encoding lipoprotein NlpI: protein MVKWYKFYSLGALIVLTGCNPVEQDISQESSTRNEKQLVYPAMAVPLQPNAMAEANIAKLNHLLTDKELDDEARAEIYLKRGLYYDEIGLRDLASTDYAKSLQINPQQPDIYNLLGMYYTQLSQFDAAYDAFYSSLELDPNNKQAIYNRAIALYYGGRPELALEDMKTFHEDNPNDPFRAIWLYIIESDVDKTAAKAKLQESYKNRTDEWGWVLAGILLNEITEEHAVKLVTNSTTDNKVMAQQLTEAYFYLGKYYMEHGDMSRALSVYKLAISLNVCSYNEHSYAYLELERISKDFKAAKETGNTEKFVSLN, encoded by the coding sequence ATGGTTAAATGGTATAAGTTTTATAGTCTAGGTGCGCTGATTGTTTTGACAGGATGTAACCCTGTTGAGCAAGACATTTCCCAAGAAAGCTCAACCCGAAATGAAAAACAATTAGTTTATCCAGCTATGGCTGTACCGTTGCAACCGAATGCAATGGCAGAGGCTAATATTGCAAAACTAAATCATCTCCTGACAGATAAAGAACTCGACGATGAGGCTCGTGCAGAAATCTATTTAAAACGAGGTCTCTATTATGATGAGATAGGGTTAAGAGATTTGGCGAGTACAGACTATGCCAAGTCGCTGCAGATCAACCCTCAACAACCTGATATCTATAATCTGCTTGGGATGTACTACACCCAACTGAGTCAGTTTGATGCTGCCTATGACGCATTTTATTCATCTCTTGAATTGGATCCGAATAATAAGCAGGCCATCTATAACCGTGCAATTGCACTTTATTATGGTGGAAGACCGGAACTTGCACTGGAAGATATGAAAACTTTCCATGAGGACAACCCGAATGATCCTTTCCGTGCTATCTGGTTATACATTATAGAATCGGACGTTGATAAAACTGCAGCAAAGGCAAAGTTACAAGAGAGCTATAAAAACCGCACCGATGAATGGGGTTGGGTGTTAGCGGGTATACTGCTAAACGAAATAACTGAAGAACACGCTGTCAAACTGGTTACTAATAGCACAACAGATAATAAAGTGATGGCACAGCAACTTACCGAAGCTTATTTTTATTTAGGTAAGTATTATATGGAACATGGCGATATGAGCCGAGCGCTATCAGTGTACAAGTTAGCGATATCTTTGAACGTATGCAGTTATAATGAGCATAGCTATGCATATTTAGAGTTAGAGCGTATTTCAAAAGATTTTAAAGCTGCGAAAGAAACGGGTAATACAGAAAAATTTGTTAGTTTAAACTAA